A genomic stretch from Zeimonas sediminis includes:
- a CDS encoding malate dehydrogenase has protein sequence MSKPAKRVAVTGAAGQIGYSLLFRIANGDMLGKDQPVILQLLDITPALPAVRGVVMELEDCAFPLLAGVVVTDDPKAAFKDADYALLVGARPRSKGMERKDLLEANGAIFTVQGRALDEAASRDVKVLVVGNPANTNAYIAMKSAPGLPKKNFTAMLRLDHNRALSQIAARTGKPVDQIEKLVVWGNHSPTMYPDYRFATIGGESVKAMINDDAWNRDTFIPTVGKRGAAIIEARGLSSAASAANAAIDHMRDWALGTNGRWVTMGIPSDGSYGIPEDVMYGFPVTCANGEYKMVEGLEIDEFSRSRMDATLAELFEERDGVAHLLG, from the coding sequence ATGTCCAAACCCGCAAAGCGCGTCGCCGTCACCGGCGCGGCCGGCCAGATCGGCTACAGCCTGCTCTTCCGCATCGCCAACGGCGACATGCTCGGCAAGGACCAGCCGGTCATCCTGCAGCTGCTCGACATCACGCCGGCGCTGCCGGCCGTGCGCGGGGTGGTCATGGAGCTCGAGGACTGCGCCTTCCCGCTGCTGGCCGGCGTCGTCGTGACCGACGATCCGAAGGCCGCCTTCAAGGACGCCGACTACGCGCTGCTGGTCGGCGCGCGCCCGCGCAGCAAGGGCATGGAGCGCAAGGACCTGCTCGAGGCCAACGGCGCGATCTTCACGGTCCAGGGCCGCGCGCTCGACGAGGCCGCCAGCCGCGACGTCAAGGTGCTGGTCGTCGGCAACCCGGCCAACACCAACGCGTACATCGCGATGAAGTCGGCCCCCGGCCTGCCGAAGAAGAACTTCACCGCGATGCTGCGCCTGGACCACAACCGCGCGCTGTCGCAGATCGCCGCGCGCACCGGCAAGCCGGTCGACCAGATCGAGAAGCTGGTCGTCTGGGGCAACCACAGCCCGACCATGTACCCCGACTACCGCTTCGCCACGATCGGCGGCGAGTCGGTCAAGGCCATGATCAACGACGACGCCTGGAACCGCGACACCTTCATCCCCACCGTGGGCAAGCGCGGCGCCGCGATCATCGAGGCCCGCGGCCTGTCCTCGGCGGCCTCGGCGGCCAATGCGGCGATCGACCACATGCGCGACTGGGCGCTGGGCACGAACGGCCGCTGGGTCACGATGGGCATCCCGTCGGACGGTTCCTACGGCATTCCCGAGGACGTCATGTACGGCTTCCCGGTCACCTGCGCCAACGGCGAGTACAAGATGGTCGAGGGCCTGGAGATCGACGAGTTCAGCCGCTCGCGGATGGACGCCACGCTCGCCGAACTG
- a CDS encoding GntR family transcriptional regulator — protein MNDPQTRPGNDAPTFAPLYRQIQALLMRSLQDGEWKPGEAIPSETELAARYRVSQGTVRKAIDELAAGHLLVRRQGRGTFVASHQEVRTQFRFLRIRPDEPAGAGEPAAMPMTSRILECRRLRAPVEVARLLQLRTGEAVVQIRRMLEVDGRPTVLDEIWLPGARFKGLSAERLSAYSGPLYGLFEAEFGTRMIRATERLKAIAAEPALARELAVPEGSPLLLVERLTYTYEDRPVELRRGYSVTTGHHYYNELI, from the coding sequence ATGAACGACCCCCAGACCCGTCCCGGAAACGACGCGCCGACCTTCGCGCCGCTCTACCGCCAGATCCAGGCGCTGCTGATGCGCAGCCTGCAGGACGGCGAGTGGAAGCCGGGCGAGGCGATCCCGAGCGAGACCGAGCTGGCCGCGCGCTACCGCGTGAGCCAGGGCACGGTTCGCAAGGCGATCGACGAGCTCGCGGCCGGCCACCTGCTGGTCAGGCGCCAGGGACGGGGCACCTTCGTCGCCTCGCACCAGGAGGTGCGCACCCAGTTCCGTTTCCTGCGCATCCGGCCCGACGAGCCGGCCGGCGCGGGCGAGCCGGCAGCCATGCCGATGACCAGCCGCATCCTCGAGTGCCGCCGCCTGCGGGCGCCGGTCGAGGTGGCGCGGCTGCTGCAATTGCGCACCGGCGAGGCGGTCGTGCAGATCCGGCGTATGCTCGAAGTCGACGGTCGCCCGACCGTGCTCGACGAGATCTGGCTGCCGGGCGCGCGCTTCAAGGGCCTGTCGGCCGAGCGGTTGAGCGCCTACAGCGGGCCGCTCTACGGACTGTTCGAGGCCGAGTTCGGCACGCGGATGATCCGCGCGACCGAGCGGCTGAAGGCGATCGCCGCCGAGCCGGCGCTGGCGCGAGAGCTGGCCGTGCCCGAGGGGTCGCCGTTGCTGCTGGTCGAGCGGCTCACCTACACCTACGAGGACCGACCGGTCGAGTTGCGCAGGGGCTATTCGGTGACCACCGGCCACCACTACTACAACGAACTTATCTGA
- the sdhC gene encoding succinate dehydrogenase, cytochrome b556 subunit, translating into MADAAQKAAGRARPEFRNIHVTQIVGYRLPLAGIVSILHRVSGALMFLVGLPFVLYLFQQSLVSEISFESYRAIVSHWFAKLVLLALAWAYLHHLCAGIRYLFLDMHVGVEKAASRASAAAVLAVSLTLTLLVALKIFGAF; encoded by the coding sequence ATGGCCGACGCGGCACAAAAAGCAGCGGGCAGAGCACGCCCAGAATTCAGGAACATCCACGTCACCCAGATCGTCGGCTACCGATTGCCCCTTGCCGGCATCGTCTCGATCCTGCACCGGGTCAGCGGCGCCCTGATGTTCCTGGTGGGCCTGCCCTTCGTCCTGTACCTGTTCCAGCAGAGCCTGGTCTCGGAGATCAGCTTCGAGAGCTACCGGGCCATCGTCTCGCACTGGTTCGCCAAGCTGGTTCTGCTGGCGCTCGCCTGGGCCTACCTGCACCACCTGTGCGCCGGCATCCGCTACCTGTTCCTCGACATGCACGTGGGCGTCGAGAAGGCGGCCTCGCGCGCCTCGGCGGCGGCGGTGCTGGCGGTCAGCCTCACGCTGACCCTGCTGGTCGCGCTGAAGATCTTCGGAGCGTTCTGA
- the sdhD gene encoding succinate dehydrogenase, hydrophobic membrane anchor protein, whose product MTTKRLIVGAHYGLRDWLAQRITAVIIAAYTLVLLGWLFALPELTYGSWAGMFASTWMKVLTLLALVSLVWHAWVGVRDIFMDYIKPTGLRLFLLIATIVALVGYGIWAIMILWSV is encoded by the coding sequence ATGACCACGAAACGACTGATCGTCGGCGCGCACTACGGCCTGCGCGACTGGCTCGCGCAGCGCATCACCGCGGTGATCATCGCGGCGTACACGCTGGTGCTGCTCGGCTGGCTGTTCGCGCTGCCCGAGCTCACCTACGGCAGCTGGGCCGGCATGTTCGCGTCCACCTGGATGAAGGTGCTGACGCTGCTCGCGCTGGTGTCGCTGGTCTGGCACGCGTGGGTCGGCGTGCGCGACATTTTCATGGACTACATCAAGCCCACGGGCCTGCGCCTGTTCCTGCTGATCGCCACGATCGTGGCGCTGGTCGGCTACGGCATCTGGGCGATCATGATTCTCTGGAGCGTCTGA
- the sdhA gene encoding succinate dehydrogenase flavoprotein subunit, translating into MADVLNHLSNNLPRRKFDAVIVGAGGAGMRCSLQLAEAGYSVAVLSKVFPTRSHTVAAQGGIGASLGNMSEDNWYWHMFDTVKGSDYLGDQDAIEFMCREAPKVVYELEHFGMPFDRNPDGTIYQRPFGGHTANFGEKPVQRACAAADRTGHALLHTLYQRNVRARTQFFVEWMALDLIRDSEGDCVGVIALEMETGQVMILEAKVTVLATGGAGRIWQASTNAFINTGDGMGMAARAGIPLEDMEFWQFHPTGVAGAGVLITEGVRGEGGILLNKHGERFMERYAPTLKDLAPRDFVSRSMDQEIKEGRGAGPDGDYVLLKLDHLGAETIMKRLPSIREIAIKFANVDPIKDPIPVVPTIHYQMGGIPTNYHGQVVVPKDGNPNSVVGGLYAIGECACVSVHGANRLGTNSLLDLLVFGRAAGNHIVSSRLKDGAQKPLPSDAGDNALARLARLDGSKSGENAQDVANDIRRTMQAHCGVFRTSELLEQGVQKILEIEARCNDIHVKDKSQVFNTARVEALEVANLIETAKATIVSAEARKESRGAHAHRDFPERDDATWIKHTLWFSEGNRLEYKPVTMKPLTVETFQPKARTF; encoded by the coding sequence ATGGCCGACGTGCTGAACCATCTGTCGAACAACCTTCCGCGACGCAAGTTCGACGCGGTCATCGTCGGCGCCGGCGGCGCCGGCATGCGCTGCTCGCTGCAGCTGGCCGAGGCCGGCTACAGCGTGGCGGTGCTGTCCAAGGTCTTCCCGACCCGCTCGCACACGGTGGCCGCGCAGGGCGGCATCGGCGCTTCGCTCGGCAACATGAGCGAGGACAACTGGTACTGGCACATGTTCGACACCGTCAAGGGGTCGGACTACCTCGGCGACCAGGACGCCATCGAGTTCATGTGCCGCGAGGCGCCGAAGGTCGTCTACGAGCTCGAGCACTTCGGCATGCCGTTCGACCGCAATCCCGACGGCACGATCTACCAGCGCCCGTTCGGCGGCCACACCGCCAACTTCGGCGAAAAGCCGGTGCAGCGCGCCTGCGCGGCGGCCGACCGGACCGGCCACGCGCTGCTGCACACGCTGTACCAGCGCAACGTGCGCGCCCGCACCCAGTTCTTCGTCGAGTGGATGGCGCTCGACCTGATCCGGGACAGCGAGGGCGACTGCGTCGGCGTGATCGCGCTCGAGATGGAGACCGGCCAGGTGATGATCCTCGAGGCCAAGGTCACGGTGCTGGCCACCGGCGGCGCCGGCCGGATCTGGCAGGCCTCGACCAACGCCTTCATCAACACCGGCGACGGCATGGGCATGGCTGCGCGCGCCGGCATCCCGCTCGAGGACATGGAGTTCTGGCAGTTCCACCCGACCGGCGTGGCCGGCGCGGGCGTGCTGATCACCGAGGGCGTGCGCGGCGAGGGCGGCATCCTGCTGAACAAGCACGGCGAGCGCTTCATGGAGCGCTACGCGCCCACGCTGAAGGACCTGGCGCCGCGCGACTTCGTGTCGCGCTCGATGGACCAGGAGATCAAGGAAGGCCGCGGCGCCGGCCCCGACGGCGACTACGTGCTGCTCAAGCTCGATCACCTCGGCGCCGAGACGATCATGAAGCGGCTGCCGTCGATCCGCGAGATCGCGATCAAGTTCGCCAACGTCGACCCGATCAAGGACCCGATCCCGGTCGTGCCGACCATCCACTACCAGATGGGCGGCATCCCGACCAACTACCACGGCCAGGTCGTGGTCCCGAAGGACGGCAACCCCAATTCGGTCGTGGGCGGCCTGTACGCGATCGGCGAGTGCGCCTGCGTGTCGGTGCACGGCGCGAACCGGCTGGGCACGAACTCGCTGCTCGACCTGCTGGTGTTCGGCCGCGCGGCCGGCAACCACATCGTCTCGTCCAGGCTCAAGGACGGCGCCCAGAAGCCGCTGCCCAGCGACGCCGGCGACAACGCGCTGGCCCGCCTGGCCAGGCTGGACGGCTCGAAGTCCGGCGAGAACGCGCAGGACGTCGCCAACGACATCCGCCGCACGATGCAGGCCCACTGCGGCGTGTTCCGAACAAGCGAGCTGCTCGAGCAGGGCGTGCAGAAGATCCTCGAGATCGAGGCCCGCTGCAACGACATCCACGTAAAGGACAAGTCGCAGGTCTTCAACACGGCGCGCGTCGAGGCGCTCGAGGTCGCGAACCTGATCGAGACCGCCAAGGCCACGATCGTGTCGGCCGAGGCCCGCAAGGAGAGCCGCGGCGCCCACGCGCATCGCGACTTCCCCGAGCGCGACGACGCCACCTGGATCAAGCACACGCTGTGGTTCTCGGAAGGCAACCGGCTCGAGTACAAGCCGGTCACGATGAAGCCCCTCACCGTGGAAACCTTCCAGCCGAAGGCGCGCACCTTCTGA
- a CDS encoding succinate dehydrogenase iron-sulfur subunit gives MSAVVESPVSVTPSGAQAKRVVKFSIYRYDPDKDAKPYMQDLEVELLPTDKMLLDALMRIKQSADDSIAFRRSCREGVCGSDAMNINGKNGLACITNLRDLKEPIVLKPLPGLPVIRDLIVDMTQFFKQYHSIRPYLINDTPPPEKERLQSPEEREELDGLYECILCACCSTSCPSFWWNPDKFVGPAGLLQAYRFIADSRDQATSERLDDLEDPYRLFRCHTIMNCVDVCPKGLNPTRAIGKIKELMVRRTV, from the coding sequence ATGAGCGCAGTGGTCGAATCCCCGGTCAGCGTGACCCCGTCGGGCGCGCAGGCCAAACGCGTGGTGAAGTTCTCGATCTATCGCTACGATCCCGACAAGGACGCCAAGCCCTACATGCAGGACCTCGAGGTCGAGCTCCTGCCCACCGACAAGATGCTGCTCGACGCGCTGATGCGCATCAAGCAGTCCGCCGACGATTCGATCGCGTTCCGCCGCTCCTGCCGCGAGGGCGTGTGCGGCTCCGACGCGATGAACATCAACGGCAAGAATGGCCTGGCCTGCATCACCAACCTTCGCGACCTGAAGGAGCCGATCGTCCTCAAGCCGCTGCCCGGGCTGCCGGTCATCCGCGACCTGATCGTCGACATGACCCAGTTCTTCAAGCAGTACCACTCGATCCGCCCCTACCTGATCAACGACACGCCGCCGCCCGAGAAGGAGCGGCTGCAGTCGCCCGAGGAGCGCGAGGAGCTCGACGGCCTGTACGAGTGCATCCTGTGCGCCTGCTGCAGCACCTCGTGCCCGTCGTTCTGGTGGAACCCCGACAAGTTCGTGGGGCCCGCCGGCCTGCTGCAGGCCTACCGCTTCATCGCCGACAGCCGCGACCAGGCCACGAGCGAGCGCCTCGACGACCTCGAGGACCCGTACCGGCTGTTCCGCTGCCACACGATCATGAACTGCGTCGACGTCTGCCCGAAGGGCCTGAACCCGACGCGCGCGATCGGCAAGATCAAGGAACTGATGGTCAGGCGCACCGTCTGA
- a CDS encoding succinate dehydrogenase assembly factor 2 → MAGSHQADDARRRRLRWRSRRGLLENDLVFERFFDRYEESLTDDDVAGLDELLGLTDNELLDLILGRTEPGQDASPQARRVLGMLREV, encoded by the coding sequence ATGGCGGGCAGCCACCAGGCGGACGACGCGCGGCGCCGGCGCCTTCGCTGGCGCTCGCGCCGCGGCCTGCTCGAGAACGACCTGGTCTTCGAGCGCTTCTTCGACCGGTACGAGGAATCGCTGACCGACGACGACGTGGCGGGCCTGGACGAGCTGCTGGGCCTGACCGACAACGAACTGCTTGACCTGATTCTGGGACGGACCGAGCCCGGTCAGGACGCCTCGCCCCAGGCCAGGCGGGTCCTCGGGATGCTGCGCGAGGTCTGA